A genomic segment from Streptomyces sp. NBC_01233 encodes:
- a CDS encoding pentapeptide repeat-containing protein, translating to MASKGQQRTVKAARRPEVRLPELVAWEGGGLEPDGDYDGIEFADLDLAGQEGIGARFMDCAVRRCVLDEAGLSKARILDSVLEGVRGVGTDLSGASLRDVELVDARLGGVQLHGAVLERVVVRGGKIDYLNLRKARLKDVVFEGCVLVEPDFGGAVLERVEFRDCALRGVDFSGVRMQDVDLREAAELGIARGVDALAGAVISPAQLFDLAPALAAQLGLRVEA from the coding sequence ATGGCGAGCAAGGGGCAGCAGCGGACGGTGAAGGCGGCGCGACGGCCGGAGGTACGGCTGCCGGAGCTGGTGGCGTGGGAAGGGGGCGGGCTGGAGCCGGACGGGGACTACGACGGGATCGAGTTCGCGGACCTGGACCTGGCGGGGCAGGAGGGGATCGGGGCCCGGTTCATGGACTGCGCGGTGCGGCGCTGCGTACTGGACGAGGCGGGGCTGTCGAAGGCGCGGATCCTGGACTCGGTGCTGGAGGGGGTCCGGGGCGTGGGCACGGACCTGTCCGGGGCCTCGCTGCGGGACGTGGAGCTGGTGGACGCCCGGCTGGGCGGGGTGCAGCTGCACGGGGCCGTGCTGGAGCGCGTGGTGGTCCGCGGCGGGAAGATCGACTACCTGAACCTGCGCAAGGCGCGGCTCAAGGACGTGGTCTTCGAGGGGTGCGTGCTGGTGGAGCCGGACTTCGGGGGCGCGGTGCTGGAGCGGGTGGAGTTCCGGGACTGCGCGCTGCGCGGGGTGGACTTCAGCGGGGTGCGGATGCAGGACGTGGACCTGCGGGAGGCCGCGGAGCTGGGGATCGCCCGGGGAGTGGACGCGCTGGCCGGGGCCGTGATCAGCCCGGCGCAGCTGTTCGATCTGGCTCCGGCGCTGGCGGCGCAGCTGGGGCTGCGGGTGGAGGCGTAG
- a CDS encoding GNAT family N-acetyltransferase, with product MIRSAEVTDVPVIHAMIRELAEYEKVPHEARATEEQLREALFGERPAVFAHIAETEDGEAVGFSLWFLSFSTWRGVHGIYLEDLYVRPGVRGGGHGKALLAELARTCVERGYERLEWSVLKWNAPTIAFYEALGARPQEEWSVYRLTDGALASLGSAWGGQAGQGSRTTLPVRSYLT from the coding sequence ATGATCCGTAGCGCTGAAGTCACCGACGTCCCCGTCATCCACGCGATGATCCGCGAACTCGCCGAGTACGAGAAGGTGCCGCACGAAGCGCGGGCCACCGAGGAGCAGTTGCGGGAGGCGCTGTTCGGGGAGCGTCCGGCCGTGTTCGCGCACATCGCGGAGACGGAGGACGGGGAGGCCGTCGGTTTCTCGCTGTGGTTCCTCTCCTTCTCGACGTGGCGCGGGGTGCACGGGATCTATCTGGAGGACCTGTACGTGCGGCCCGGCGTGCGCGGGGGCGGTCACGGGAAGGCGCTGCTGGCGGAGCTGGCGCGGACGTGCGTGGAGCGGGGCTACGAGCGGCTGGAGTGGTCGGTGCTGAAGTGGAACGCGCCGACCATCGCCTTCTACGAGGCCTTGGGCGCGCGGCCGCAGGAGGAGTGGTCGGTGTACCGGCTGACGGACGGGGCGCTGGCGTCGCTGGGCTCCGCCTGGGGCGGTCAGGCCGGTCAGGGTTCGAGGACTACCTTGCCGGTGCGTTCGTACCTGACCTGA
- a CDS encoding IS701 family transposase, with translation MESWSEGVAGLHARFGHRFGRSEPRDRALDYMTGLLAPLEKKNGWTLAEQVGQLRPDGVQRLLNHSEWDENAVRDDVRDFVVETIGAKDGVLIGDDTGFLKKGTRSAGVQRQYSGTAGRTENCQIGTFLAYASAKGRALIDRELYVPKSWTDDRDRCRAAGIDDTVPFATKIEHLKWMLQRAIDAAVPFAWVTADEAYGQVKHFRAWLEERQAAYVLATKVNDTVITADGRDARVDELIAALPKQAWKRISAGAGAHGQRIYHWARVAIRPAWEGGFGHWVLARRNLSDPTDIAYYVCYGPVTSRLKDLVRTAGARWAVEECFQTAKGECGLDHYQVRLYRAWYRHITLAMAVLAYLTAIRAAEAAKGAAEMTSKTSYPSASRRSAG, from the coding sequence ATCGAGTCGTGGTCCGAGGGTGTAGCGGGGTTGCATGCCCGGTTCGGGCATCGTTTTGGCAGGTCGGAGCCACGTGATCGGGCTCTGGACTACATGACGGGCCTGCTTGCGCCGCTAGAGAAGAAGAACGGGTGGACGCTGGCCGAGCAGGTCGGCCAGCTCCGCCCGGACGGTGTGCAACGCCTGCTCAACCACTCCGAATGGGACGAGAACGCGGTCCGCGACGATGTCCGGGACTTCGTCGTGGAGACCATCGGCGCCAAGGATGGCGTGCTCATCGGGGACGACACCGGGTTCCTGAAGAAGGGCACCAGGTCAGCAGGGGTCCAGCGGCAGTATTCCGGCACCGCTGGCCGCACCGAGAACTGCCAGATCGGCACCTTCCTCGCCTACGCATCCGCCAAAGGGCGGGCGCTGATCGACCGGGAACTCTACGTCCCGAAGTCCTGGACGGACGACCGCGACCGCTGCCGGGCAGCCGGGATCGACGACACCGTGCCGTTCGCCACGAAGATCGAGCACCTCAAGTGGATGCTGCAACGCGCCATCGACGCGGCTGTTCCCTTCGCCTGGGTGACCGCGGACGAGGCATACGGGCAGGTCAAGCACTTCCGCGCCTGGCTGGAAGAACGCCAGGCCGCGTATGTGCTGGCCACCAAGGTCAACGACACCGTGATCACCGCCGACGGCCGGGACGCCCGCGTCGACGAGCTGATCGCGGCCCTGCCGAAGCAGGCATGGAAGCGGATCTCCGCCGGAGCAGGCGCCCACGGCCAGCGGATCTACCACTGGGCCCGCGTCGCGATCCGGCCCGCCTGGGAGGGCGGATTCGGGCACTGGGTGCTCGCCCGCCGCAACCTGTCCGACCCCACCGACATCGCCTACTACGTCTGCTATGGCCCCGTCACTTCCCGGCTGAAAGACCTGGTCAGGACCGCCGGAGCCAGGTGGGCGGTGGAGGAATGCTTCCAGACCGCGAAGGGTGAATGCGGGCTCGATCACTACCAGGTGCGGCTCTACCGGGCCTGGTACCGGCACATCACCCTGGCCATGGCCGTCCTGGCCTACCTCACGGCCATCCGTGCCGCAGAAGCCGCAAAAGGGGCAGCGGAGATGACGAGCAAGACCTCATACCCCTCAGCGTCCCGGAGATCCGCCGGATGA
- a CDS encoding aminoglycoside phosphotransferase family protein: MVDIGEIPDGLVEAQLRFNGDAGREFIAALPGRAARFLERWELRCAGPAMHGVTALVLPVERADGSAAVLKLVSLDEESAGEPVALRAWGGRGCVRLLEHDPETGTLLLERLDERQHLSALARRDARRAVGVAGELLAQLTAVAAPAGLRGLGEIAAQMLEDVPRAAGLLVEERERRVLRDCAAAVAEVAGEPGDRLLHWDLHYDNVLAGGREPWLAIDPKPLAGDPGFDLLPAIVNNFRPQEVRWRFDLLAEAVGPDRERARAWTLGRVLQNSLWDVEDGEERLDEEQLTVAEVLLGR; this comes from the coding sequence ATGGTGGACATCGGGGAGATTCCGGACGGGCTGGTCGAGGCGCAGCTCAGGTTCAACGGCGATGCGGGGCGGGAGTTCATCGCGGCGCTGCCGGGGCGGGCGGCGCGGTTCCTGGAGCGCTGGGAGCTGCGGTGCGCCGGGCCGGCCATGCACGGGGTGACGGCGTTGGTGCTGCCGGTGGAGCGGGCCGACGGGAGTGCGGCCGTACTGAAGCTGGTGTCGCTGGACGAGGAGAGCGCGGGGGAGCCGGTCGCACTGCGCGCGTGGGGCGGGCGGGGGTGCGTACGGCTGCTGGAGCACGACCCGGAGACGGGCACGCTGCTGCTGGAACGGCTGGACGAGCGGCAGCACCTGTCGGCACTCGCGCGGCGCGACGCGCGGCGGGCGGTGGGGGTGGCCGGGGAGCTGCTGGCGCAGCTGACGGCGGTGGCCGCGCCGGCCGGGCTGCGCGGACTGGGCGAGATCGCGGCGCAGATGCTGGAGGACGTGCCGCGGGCGGCGGGGCTGCTGGTGGAGGAGCGGGAACGGCGGGTGCTGCGGGACTGCGCGGCGGCGGTGGCGGAGGTCGCGGGCGAGCCGGGGGACCGGCTGCTGCACTGGGACCTGCACTACGACAACGTGCTGGCGGGCGGCCGGGAGCCCTGGCTGGCGATCGATCCGAAGCCGCTGGCGGGGGATCCGGGCTTCGATCTGCTGCCGGCGATCGTCAACAACTTCCGGCCGCAGGAGGTGCGGTGGCGGTTCGACCTGCTGGCGGAGGCGGTGGGACCGGACCGGGAACGGGCGCGGGCGTGGACGCTCGGGCGGGTGCTGCAGAACTCCCTGTGGGACGTGGAGGACGGGGAAGAGCGCCTGGACGAGGAGCAGTTGACCGTCGCGGAGGTGCTGCTCGGGCGCTGA
- a CDS encoding DsbA family protein, whose product MTGGIRRAGRAGRIVTGMAAAVLSVGAVAGCGADGAGGGSGNGRAGADPAAVRTSPIADVLAKLPAQVDGAKVVVGKPDAPRTAQVLVDPRCGSCAKFEAAGGETLLKLAAAGRVKVEYLLASFLDRGGASGSVKAVNALRASVDAGRFAQYQAAVFASRPEGKFTDELLLKIADEVPGLRGAAFDEAVAGMAYEGWAGEAEKAFEATGAQGTPVVLVDGRALGARDGSMFDAQAFARTLQGAGIG is encoded by the coding sequence ATGACGGGCGGCATACGCAGGGCAGGGCGCGCGGGGCGGATCGTCACGGGGATGGCGGCGGCGGTGCTGTCGGTCGGGGCGGTGGCCGGCTGCGGGGCGGACGGCGCCGGCGGCGGGAGCGGGAACGGGCGGGCCGGCGCGGACCCGGCCGCCGTGCGGACGAGTCCGATCGCGGACGTGCTGGCGAAGCTGCCGGCTCAGGTCGACGGGGCGAAGGTCGTCGTGGGGAAGCCGGACGCGCCGCGCACGGCGCAGGTGCTGGTGGATCCGCGGTGCGGCTCCTGCGCGAAGTTCGAGGCGGCCGGCGGTGAGACGCTGCTGAAGCTGGCGGCGGCCGGCCGGGTGAAGGTGGAGTACCTGCTGGCCTCCTTCCTGGACCGGGGCGGGGCGAGCGGGTCGGTGAAGGCGGTGAACGCGCTGCGGGCGTCGGTGGACGCGGGGCGGTTCGCGCAGTACCAGGCGGCGGTGTTCGCCAGTCGGCCGGAGGGGAAGTTCACGGACGAGCTGCTGCTGAAGATCGCTGACGAGGTGCCGGGGCTGCGGGGTGCGGCCTTCGACGAGGCCGTCGCGGGGATGGCGTACGAGGGGTGGGCCGGCGAGGCGGAGAAGGCCTTCGAGGCGACCGGCGCGCAGGGGACGCCGGTGGTGCTGGTGGACGGGCGGGCGCTGGGGGCGAGGGACGGCTCGATGTTCGACGCGCAGGCCTTCGCGCGGACGCTGCAGGGCGCGGGGATCGGTTAG
- a CDS encoding NAD(P)/FAD-dependent oxidoreductase: MTINGGISFWYATDPDAAATPPRAPLTADSTADVVIVGGGYTGLWTAYYLKQAAPDLHITVLEQKFCGYGASGRNGGWLYNGIAGRDRYAALHGHEAARRLQHAMNETVTEVIDVTAKEGIDADIHRGGVLEVARTPAQLGRLKAFHAAELSFGESDRELFDATETHRRITIADAVGSSWSPHGARIHPLKLVKGLASACERLGVVIHESTPVTEIAPRRAVTPYGTVRAPYVLRCTEGFTAALKGQKRAWLPMNSSMIVTAPLPAATWAQLGWSDFPVLGDMAHAYMYAQRTADDRIAIGGRGVPYRFGSRAATAENTGRTQPATIESLRDLLFSFFPQLTGTEITHAWSGVLGVPRDWCATVTLDRTTGLGWAGGYVGSGVTTANLAARTLRDLVLGESTDLTALPWVGHKVRRWEPEPFRWLGVQALYAAYREADRRETATHRPTTTPLARLADRISGRH, translated from the coding sequence ATGACGATCAACGGCGGTATTTCCTTCTGGTACGCGACCGACCCGGACGCCGCGGCCACCCCACCCCGCGCCCCCCTCACCGCCGACAGCACCGCCGACGTCGTCATCGTCGGCGGCGGCTACACCGGCCTGTGGACCGCCTACTACCTCAAGCAGGCCGCCCCCGACCTCCACATCACCGTCCTGGAACAGAAGTTCTGCGGCTACGGCGCCTCCGGCCGCAACGGCGGCTGGCTCTACAACGGCATCGCCGGCCGCGACCGCTACGCCGCACTCCACGGCCACGAGGCCGCCCGCCGCCTCCAGCACGCCATGAACGAGACGGTCACCGAGGTCATCGACGTCACCGCCAAGGAAGGCATCGACGCCGACATCCACCGCGGCGGCGTCCTCGAAGTCGCCCGCACCCCCGCCCAGCTCGGCCGCCTCAAGGCCTTCCACGCCGCCGAACTCTCCTTCGGCGAGAGCGACCGGGAACTGTTCGACGCCACCGAGACCCACCGGCGCATCACCATCGCCGACGCCGTCGGCTCCAGCTGGAGCCCGCACGGCGCCCGCATCCACCCCCTCAAGCTGGTCAAGGGCCTCGCCTCCGCCTGCGAACGCCTCGGCGTCGTCATCCACGAGTCGACCCCCGTCACCGAGATCGCCCCCCGCCGCGCCGTCACCCCCTACGGCACCGTCCGCGCCCCGTACGTCCTGCGCTGCACCGAGGGCTTCACCGCCGCCCTCAAGGGCCAGAAGCGCGCGTGGCTGCCGATGAACTCCTCGATGATCGTCACCGCCCCGCTCCCCGCCGCGACCTGGGCCCAACTGGGCTGGTCGGACTTCCCGGTCCTCGGCGACATGGCCCACGCGTACATGTACGCCCAGCGCACCGCGGACGACCGCATCGCGATCGGCGGGCGCGGAGTCCCGTACCGCTTCGGATCACGCGCGGCCACCGCCGAAAACACAGGCCGCACCCAGCCCGCCACGATCGAATCCCTGCGCGACCTCCTCTTCTCCTTCTTCCCGCAGCTCACGGGTACGGAGATCACCCACGCGTGGTCCGGCGTCCTCGGCGTCCCCCGCGACTGGTGCGCCACCGTCACCCTCGACCGCACCACGGGGCTGGGCTGGGCCGGCGGTTACGTCGGCTCGGGCGTCACCACCGCCAACCTCGCCGCCCGCACCCTGCGCGACCTCGTCCTCGGCGAGTCCACCGACCTCACCGCCCTCCCCTGGGTGGGCCACAAGGTCCGCCGCTGGGAGCCGGAACCCTTCCGCTGGCTCGGCGTCCAGGCCCTCTACGCCGCCTACCGCGAGGCCGACCGTCGCGAAACGGCCACCCACCGCCCCACGACAACACCCCTGGCCCGCCTGGCGGACCGCATCTCGGGCCGCCACTGA
- a CDS encoding ABC transporter permease gives MSSFSLAVRDSNTMLRRNLLHARRYPSLTLNLLLTPIMLLLLFVYIFGDVMSAGIGGGADRSAYIAYVVPGILLMTVGGTVVGTAVSVSNDMTEGIIARFRTMAIHRGAVLIGHVVGSVLQCVMSVVLVGAVAVAIGFRSTDATALEWLAAFGLLVLFATALTWIAVGMGLISPNAEAASNNAMPMILLPLLSSAFVPVDAMPGWFQPVAEYQPFTPVIETLRGLLLGSEIGHNGWLAVAWCLGLAVLGYFWSAARFNGDAK, from the coding sequence ATGAGCTCCTTCTCCCTCGCCGTCCGCGACTCGAACACGATGCTGCGCCGCAACCTCCTGCACGCCCGGCGCTATCCGTCGCTCACCCTGAACCTGCTGCTCACGCCGATCATGCTGCTGCTCCTCTTCGTCTACATCTTCGGAGACGTGATGAGCGCCGGCATCGGAGGCGGCGCGGACCGCTCCGCGTACATCGCGTACGTCGTCCCGGGCATCCTGCTGATGACCGTCGGCGGCACCGTCGTCGGGACCGCCGTGTCCGTCTCCAACGACATGACCGAGGGGATCATCGCCCGCTTCCGCACCATGGCGATCCACCGCGGGGCGGTGCTCATCGGGCACGTCGTCGGCAGCGTGCTGCAGTGCGTGATGAGCGTGGTCCTCGTGGGCGCCGTCGCCGTGGCCATCGGTTTCCGGTCCACGGACGCGACCGCCCTGGAGTGGCTGGCGGCGTTCGGGCTGCTCGTGCTCTTCGCCACGGCGCTCACCTGGATCGCGGTCGGCATGGGCCTGATCAGCCCGAACGCCGAGGCCGCCAGCAACAACGCGATGCCGATGATCCTGCTGCCGCTGCTCTCCAGCGCTTTCGTCCCGGTCGACGCGATGCCGGGCTGGTTCCAGCCGGTCGCCGAGTACCAGCCCTTCACGCCGGTCATCGAGACCCTGCGCGGACTGCTGCTCGGCAGCGAGATCGGCCACAACGGGTGGCTCGCGGTCGCCTGGTGCCTGGGTCTCGCGGTGCTCGGCTACTTCTGGTCGGCCGCGAGGTTCAACGGCGACGCGAAGTAA